One genomic region from Prunus persica cultivar Lovell chromosome G3, Prunus_persica_NCBIv2, whole genome shotgun sequence encodes:
- the LOC18782221 gene encoding transcription factor MYB6: MRKPCCEKEGTNKGAWSKQEDQKLIDYIKAHGEGCWRSLPKAAGLHRCGKSCRLRWINYLRPDIKRGNFEQDEEDLIIKLHALLGNRWSLIAGRLPGRTDNEVKNYWNSHIRKKLIKMGIDPNNHRLNQIIPRPNPQNDCVSAAATSSGSMSNISACTKAPIKSSREIDQRASQATSVLEDETSGSSSRDLNLDLTIAFPNPPLLVGEEMQKNIKGSFTMAREIETNLQHSPTLALFR; encoded by the exons ATGAGAAAACCTTGCTGTGAAAAAGAAGGCACAAACAAAGGAGCTTGGTCTAAACAAGAAGACCAAAAACTCATTGATTACATTAAAGCTCATGGGGAAGGCTGTTGGCGATCTCTCCCCAAGGCTGCAG GGTTGCACCGCTGTGGCAAAAGTTGTAGGCTAAGATGGATAAACTATCTAAGGCCAGACATCAAACGTGGAAACTTTGAGCAAGATGAAGAAGACCTCATCATCAAACTACATGCCCTTCTTGGCAACCG GTGGTCGCTTATTGCTGGAAGGTTGCCAGGGAGGACGGACAACGAGGTGAAGAACTATTGGAATTCTCACATCCGGAAGAAGCTAATTAAAATGGGCATTGATCCCAATAACCATAGGCTAAACCAGATCATTCCTCGTCCGAATCCTCAAAACGACTGTGTTTCTGCTGCTGCAACATCATCTGGATCAATGAGCAATATTAGTGCATGTACTAAAGCACCAATCAAGTCTTCACGTGAAATTGATCAAAGGGCCTCACAAGCTACAAGTGTTCTTGAAGATGAAACTTCTGGTTCATCATCTCGTGACTTGAATCTCGACCTCACCATTGCTTTTCCTAATCCTCCACTACTAGTTGGGGAAGAGatgcaaaaaaatattaaagggtCCTTCACTATGGCGAGAGAAATCGAAACCAACCTTCAACATTCACCCACTCTTGCTCTTTTTAGATAA